Proteins from a genomic interval of Clostridium sp. AN503:
- a CDS encoding extracellular solute-binding protein, translating into MKKRAISVLLTAAMTAGMLAGCGGGSQTAETKAPTTAAEKTAGTEAEGAQNAGEFSYPMAAGDQLQYWCELTTTVSANYANLGDSPFGKGWMERTGVDIQFLHPPTGQLKEQFSLILADGNLPDLMEYNWVVDYPGGPEKAIKDGVILPLNDIIDQHCPNLKAYLEANPEIDRMIKTDDGNYYAFPFIRGDERLLNTIGLMLRKDWLDELGLEVPTTMDEWHTVLTAFKEKKGAAAPYTFEYTNNQYLTSDPFAYAYGTNRSFYVGSDGKVHFGATEEGYKEFLTTMAQWYGEGLIDPDLATLKNDQVSAKMTNGLAGASMGQAGSRMGTWTAAAQATTPSFKLVAAPPPSLVKGEKAEFGQIENPYSGRASVAITTSCEDVERAARLMDYAYGEEGHMYFNFGIEGESYTMVDGYPTYTDQIMKNPDGLPISQAMSAYIRGNYNGPFVQDVRYLEQYYTLDEQKETPVVWGDSNGKAHLLPPITPTSEESKEFSTIMNEINTYRDEMTLKFMFGTESLDNFDTYVKNIENMGLARALEIQNAALDRYNSR; encoded by the coding sequence ATGAAAAAAAGAGCCATATCCGTATTACTGACAGCAGCCATGACAGCCGGGATGCTGGCAGGCTGCGGCGGAGGTAGCCAGACGGCAGAGACAAAAGCCCCCACAACCGCGGCGGAAAAAACAGCCGGAACGGAAGCGGAGGGAGCGCAGAACGCAGGGGAGTTTTCTTATCCCATGGCGGCGGGGGACCAGCTTCAGTACTGGTGCGAGCTGACTACCACGGTATCAGCCAATTATGCAAACCTGGGGGATTCTCCATTTGGAAAAGGCTGGATGGAGCGGACCGGAGTGGATATCCAGTTCCTGCATCCGCCCACAGGGCAGCTTAAAGAGCAGTTCAGCCTGATCCTGGCGGACGGCAACCTGCCGGATCTGATGGAGTACAACTGGGTGGTGGATTATCCGGGCGGACCGGAAAAGGCGATCAAGGACGGCGTGATCCTTCCATTAAATGATATCATCGACCAGCACTGCCCGAATCTGAAGGCATACCTGGAGGCCAATCCGGAGATCGACCGTATGATCAAAACGGATGACGGCAACTACTATGCGTTCCCATTTATCCGCGGAGATGAGAGGCTTTTAAACACCATCGGGCTGATGCTGCGGAAGGACTGGCTGGATGAGCTGGGCCTGGAGGTGCCGACCACCATGGATGAATGGCATACGGTCCTCACCGCATTTAAGGAGAAAAAGGGCGCTGCCGCTCCGTACACCTTTGAGTATACCAATAACCAGTATCTGACCTCTGACCCGTTTGCCTATGCTTACGGGACGAACCGTTCTTTCTATGTGGGAAGCGACGGAAAAGTGCATTTTGGCGCCACTGAGGAGGGGTATAAGGAATTTTTGACTACTATGGCGCAGTGGTATGGAGAGGGGCTGATCGACCCGGATCTGGCAACTCTTAAAAATGACCAGGTCAGCGCCAAGATGACCAATGGGCTTGCAGGCGCATCCATGGGCCAGGCGGGAAGCCGCATGGGTACCTGGACCGCAGCAGCCCAGGCTACCACTCCTTCCTTTAAGCTGGTTGCGGCTCCGCCGCCAAGCCTTGTAAAAGGGGAGAAGGCAGAATTCGGCCAGATCGAGAACCCCTACTCCGGCCGTGCAAGCGTTGCGATCACCACCTCCTGCGAGGATGTGGAGCGGGCCGCCAGGCTGATGGACTATGCTTACGGCGAGGAAGGCCATATGTATTTCAACTTTGGTATCGAGGGTGAGTCTTATACCATGGTGGACGGTTATCCCACCTACACGGACCAGATCATGAAGAATCCGGACGGACTGCCCATATCCCAGGCCATGTCCGCCTATATCCGCGGCAATTACAATGGTCCGTTTGTCCAGGATGTGCGTTATCTGGAGCAGTATTACACCTTGGATGAGCAGAAAGAGACTCCGGTTGTCTGGGGTGATTCCAACGGCAAGGCGCACCTGCTTCCGCCGATCACGCCAACCTCTGAGGAGAGCAAGGAATTCTCCACCATCATGAATGAGATCAATACGTACCGTGACGAGATGACGCTCAAATTCATGTTTGGCACAGAGAGCCTTGATAATTTTGACACATATGTTAAGAACATCGAGAATATGGGACTGGCCCGCGCGCTGGAGATCCAGAATGCGGCCCTGGATCGTTATAATTCAAGATAG
- a CDS encoding DUF4962 domain-containing protein, giving the protein MKRLTEAKESVLSIKYYPDGQALKENPPRFTWVPSSSEDLHYRLQVSSSEEFKVEETEEFRNLPFNFFAPDCVMEPGTYYWRYSLDEDEECSFSRARRFVIGEDALETPLPSREDRFAHVDMGHPRIWLNRERIEGFRKELERDRDYCGFDVFYRRSVLEYRDKEFVSEPLPYPGGKRVIPLWRQNYMDCQTGLCHIRALAVAGVVLGDEALISQAKEGLLAMAAWDTDGPTKRDYNDECAFRVAYALAFGYDWLYDALSEEQRAFVRERLFIRTKQVADHIIVRTRIHYSLYDSHAVRSLSSVIIPCCIVLLGEYEEARQWLDYAIDYLNVVYTPWGGEDGGWAEGAAYWTTAMAFVTEAMNTLKSFTGMDLYQRPFFKKTGDFPLYCNPVDTYRASFCDQSNLGDYPGHKVAFNIRQFAGATGNGDYQWYYEQVMAREPEISQEFYNKGWWDFYFDDMVYRYDYRDCRPCAQAEPLRAAWFRDVGWVAINRDLKEFENHIFFLTKSSPYGSVSHSHGDQNTFVLFAFGEPLIIQSGYYVGFNSSMHRDWRRQTKSQNTILINGQGQYAGMDKVLQLKASGCVEAVEERQDCVYIRENATNAYLEQVPDLENYTREIYFINETCFVMVDTVETGSDSSVDWLLHSLTPFELKGETFFVRRERAELEGRIVYCSSGIEQISQSDEFSGVDPAELTGLEKQYHLDVKTGKAVRHKLVSLLIPQKPGNETLVNVIKDDQGMDIYFYFDCDGASFSLKVDGSRKH; this is encoded by the coding sequence ATGAAAAGATTGACAGAGGCGAAGGAGTCGGTGCTGAGCATCAAGTATTACCCGGACGGTCAGGCGCTCAAGGAAAATCCGCCCAGGTTTACCTGGGTCCCGTCCAGCAGCGAGGATCTGCATTACCGTCTCCAGGTTTCATCGTCTGAGGAGTTTAAAGTTGAGGAGACGGAGGAGTTTCGGAACCTGCCCTTTAACTTTTTTGCGCCGGACTGCGTGATGGAGCCGGGAACCTATTACTGGAGATACAGCCTGGACGAGGATGAGGAGTGCAGCTTCAGCCGGGCGCGCAGGTTTGTGATCGGGGAGGATGCTCTGGAAACTCCGCTGCCGTCCCGTGAGGATCGTTTTGCTCATGTGGATATGGGGCATCCGCGGATCTGGCTGAACCGGGAGCGGATCGAAGGGTTCAGGAAGGAGTTGGAGCGTGACCGGGATTACTGTGGGTTTGACGTTTTTTACCGCCGGTCCGTGCTGGAATACCGTGACAAAGAGTTCGTGAGCGAGCCGCTGCCTTATCCCGGCGGCAAGCGGGTGATCCCGCTGTGGCGGCAGAATTATATGGACTGCCAGACCGGGCTCTGCCATATCCGGGCGCTGGCTGTGGCTGGTGTGGTCTTGGGGGATGAGGCGCTGATATCCCAGGCAAAGGAAGGGCTGCTGGCAATGGCAGCCTGGGACACAGACGGCCCCACAAAGCGGGATTACAATGATGAATGCGCGTTTCGCGTAGCGTATGCGCTGGCATTTGGCTACGACTGGTTATATGATGCGCTGAGCGAAGAGCAGCGTGCATTTGTGCGGGAACGGCTGTTTATCCGTACTAAGCAGGTGGCGGACCACATCATTGTCAGGACCAGGATCCATTATTCCCTGTATGACAGCCATGCCGTGCGCTCCCTGTCCTCGGTCATCATTCCGTGCTGTATCGTCCTTCTGGGGGAATATGAGGAGGCCCGGCAGTGGCTTGATTACGCCATAGACTATCTGAATGTGGTCTATACTCCCTGGGGCGGGGAGGATGGAGGCTGGGCGGAGGGCGCGGCCTATTGGACTACGGCGATGGCTTTTGTGACGGAGGCCATGAACACTTTAAAGAGCTTTACAGGGATGGATCTGTATCAACGGCCGTTTTTCAAAAAGACCGGGGATTTTCCCCTGTACTGCAATCCGGTGGACACTTACCGGGCCAGCTTCTGCGACCAGTCCAACCTGGGGGATTATCCGGGACACAAGGTCGCCTTCAATATCCGTCAGTTTGCGGGAGCCACCGGCAATGGGGATTATCAGTGGTATTATGAGCAGGTGATGGCGCGGGAGCCGGAGATCAGCCAGGAATTCTACAACAAAGGCTGGTGGGATTTTTATTTTGATGATATGGTATACCGCTATGATTACCGGGACTGCCGTCCCTGCGCGCAGGCTGAGCCGCTTAGGGCCGCCTGGTTTCGGGATGTGGGCTGGGTGGCGATAAACAGGGATTTAAAGGAGTTTGAGAACCATATCTTTTTCCTGACGAAGAGCAGTCCTTACGGCAGCGTCAGCCACAGCCATGGGGACCAGAATACGTTTGTACTGTTTGCCTTCGGGGAGCCGCTCATCATCCAGAGCGGGTATTACGTTGGGTTCAATTCCTCCATGCACCGCGACTGGCGCAGGCAGACGAAATCGCAGAATACGATCCTGATCAACGGGCAGGGACAGTATGCAGGTATGGATAAGGTGCTGCAGCTGAAAGCCTCCGGCTGCGTGGAGGCCGTGGAGGAGAGGCAGGACTGCGTCTATATCCGGGAGAATGCAACAAACGCTTACCTGGAACAGGTTCCCGATCTGGAAAACTATACGCGGGAGATCTATTTTATCAATGAGACCTGCTTTGTGATGGTGGATACGGTGGAGACAGGGAGCGATTCTTCGGTTGACTGGCTGCTCCACAGCCTTACGCCCTTTGAGCTGAAAGGGGAAACGTTTTTTGTGCGAAGAGAGCGGGCGGAGCTGGAGGGACGGATCGTCTACTGTTCTTCAGGGATCGAACAGATCAGCCAGTCGGACGAGTTTTCAGGAGTGGACCCGGCGGAGCTTACAGGGCTGGAAAAGCAGTATCATCTCGATGTTAAGACAGGGAAGGCTGTGCGGCATAAGCTGGTGTCGCTTTTGATCCCCCAGAAGCCGGGAAATGAAACTCTGGTCAATGTGATCAAGGACGATCAGGGGATGGATATCTATTTTTATTTTGACTGCGACGGGGCTTCGTTTTCGCTTAAAGTAGATGGGAGCCGGAAGCATTGA
- a CDS encoding alginate lyase family protein codes for MIFYPKTYLIPIPMPEASCVPTAGVSSLRSLEAPGIPALSLAGKAHLLSQAEEYLTAPIPHITDAVCPGSPGTIHDYCSNGDYWWPDPDSPDGLPFIRRDGETNPDNFNSHRMLLRRMRTLSSCLAAAWKLTENERYAARAVQILKEFFLDPDTRMAPHLSYAQAIPGICDGRGIGIIDTIHLADIPFAVQALKNSSAMTDDIETGLRLWFSQYLGWMLTSANGIEEMNTDNNHSICFFMQAAVFSLFTDNELIAGFCREHYKKVLIRQMEPDGSFPRELARTKPYNYSIFVVDNLVTICHVLSTPEDDLWDYTDTDGRNIRRAIDFILPYLLDKNAWPYPPDVMHFDAFPARASFMPFAGYRLGIPELIKLYESLPLEPEDEEARRNVAVRQAGLWM; via the coding sequence ATGATATTTTATCCAAAGACTTATCTGATTCCCATCCCGATGCCGGAAGCATCCTGTGTCCCGACGGCAGGAGTGTCCAGTCTCCGCTCACTGGAAGCGCCCGGTATCCCGGCGCTCTCCCTGGCTGGCAAAGCTCATCTGCTCTCCCAGGCTGAGGAGTATTTGACAGCCCCCATCCCGCACATAACTGATGCGGTCTGTCCGGGCAGCCCGGGAACCATACACGATTACTGCTCCAACGGGGATTACTGGTGGCCTGATCCCGACTCCCCCGATGGTCTTCCCTTCATCCGCAGGGACGGGGAGACCAACCCGGACAATTTTAATTCCCACAGGATGCTGCTGCGCCGGATGCGCACCCTCTCATCCTGTCTGGCAGCAGCCTGGAAGCTTACTGAAAACGAACGGTATGCGGCGCGCGCAGTGCAGATCCTGAAGGAGTTTTTCCTGGATCCTGACACCCGTATGGCCCCGCACCTGTCCTACGCCCAGGCCATCCCCGGAATCTGCGATGGACGGGGCATCGGCATCATCGACACCATCCACCTTGCGGATATCCCCTTTGCAGTGCAAGCTTTGAAAAACAGCAGTGCCATGACGGATGACATAGAGACCGGACTTCGTCTCTGGTTTTCCCAATATCTGGGCTGGATGCTGACCAGTGCCAACGGGATTGAGGAGATGAACACCGACAACAATCACAGCATCTGTTTTTTTATGCAGGCCGCCGTATTCTCCCTGTTTACAGACAATGAGCTGATCGCCGGTTTCTGCCGGGAACATTACAAAAAAGTCCTGATCCGCCAGATGGAGCCTGACGGGTCCTTCCCCCGGGAGCTGGCCCGCACCAAGCCCTACAACTATTCCATCTTCGTTGTGGACAATTTAGTAACTATCTGCCATGTACTCTCCACCCCGGAGGACGATCTCTGGGACTACACAGACACAGACGGAAGGAATATCCGCAGGGCCATCGACTTTATCCTGCCTTATCTGCTGGATAAAAACGCCTGGCCCTATCCGCCGGATGTCATGCACTTTGACGCCTTCCCGGCCCGTGCTTCCTTTATGCCCTTTGCCGGATACCGGCTGGGAATCCCTGAGCTGATCAAGCTGTATGAAAGCCTGCCTCTGGAACCGGAAGATGAGGAGGCGCGGCGGAATGTGGCAGTGCGGCAGGCGGGGCTGTGGATGTAG
- a CDS encoding helix-turn-helix domain-containing protein has product MSVKNRSKVYLRMFLSYVGIFLVPVLLGTVIYGYTFRNVRRQAEKMNTNLLVMVQKDLDKEIDNIQKISARMAMDTSVQLASKVRGDFGKDDQMTLYYLFNDLQAIAMSEDFIKDIFVYFNNTQKVSCVNGNMSAEMYYSLYYDSDVTSFEEFKAYMGESHYNDMLPVHRKSGGDVLIFTMTILDSAIGERSATIGVAVDYETVRQRLSAMTWDETMDIQVIGDRGTEISANPEISRQYGLEYGNLPEGSFMETDRAGNSMLVTVIGSDKTAWKYVAVTPTALIEKDAREIQNVAVLGLFLCIIAGVGISGYLTRKNYNPVKMLLETMKKHGHREIGENENEYQWLNRQINQFFQEQVNTERLLSANRKSLKHYYLIRLLQDYYNGKPMEPYGINLKLDYNVVILFEPEIRRESMEENALQKFVITNIFEELCLNYANVEMVEVGERVAAVVNLPSQDAQHMQMLKEMAENLQQMAEDSFDFSIKVMAGSICRGLDGIHVSYQQAWDMREYLSILDTSLILYDEVKNIQPEYDYPVELEEKIINAIRVGDSRQAGQTMRQVFDMNLTGKVSANIYRCLVYDMIGTLLKGANQGGYREAAAELDFPDQSKAYLPVEEVKRQFENLLNQICKKVLELQKETSRDRTLSRKVQEYIDGHYMDPDLNISITSQYFDMTPAYLSSIYKKQTGGSLLDYINTVRIEHAAQFLTEGKSVVEVAELAGFRDSGTFIRAFKKKKGITPGQLKKKI; this is encoded by the coding sequence ATGTCAGTGAAAAACCGTTCGAAGGTATATCTGCGTATGTTCTTGTCATATGTAGGTATTTTTTTAGTCCCGGTATTGCTGGGAACTGTGATCTATGGCTATACATTCCGCAATGTGCGCCGTCAGGCGGAAAAAATGAATACGAATCTGCTGGTCATGGTGCAGAAGGATCTGGATAAGGAGATTGACAATATCCAGAAAATATCTGCCAGGATGGCCATGGATACCAGCGTCCAGCTGGCAAGCAAGGTGAGGGGGGATTTTGGCAAGGACGACCAGATGACCCTCTATTACCTGTTCAATGATCTGCAGGCAATCGCCATGTCGGAGGATTTTATAAAGGATATCTTTGTGTATTTTAATAATACCCAGAAGGTGTCCTGTGTCAACGGCAATATGTCTGCCGAAATGTATTACAGCCTGTACTATGACAGTGATGTGACCTCCTTTGAGGAGTTTAAGGCTTATATGGGGGAATCCCATTATAATGATATGCTGCCGGTCCATCGGAAGTCCGGCGGGGATGTGCTGATCTTTACCATGACGATCCTGGACTCTGCCATCGGGGAGCGTTCGGCTACGATTGGGGTCGCTGTAGACTATGAGACGGTCCGTCAAAGGCTGTCCGCCATGACCTGGGATGAAACCATGGATATCCAGGTGATCGGAGACCGGGGGACCGAGATCTCTGCCAATCCTGAGATCTCCAGACAGTATGGGCTGGAATACGGGAATCTGCCGGAGGGGAGCTTCATGGAGACGGACCGTGCGGGCAATTCCATGCTGGTGACAGTCATAGGATCGGATAAGACCGCGTGGAAATATGTCGCGGTCACGCCGACGGCCCTCATAGAGAAAGACGCCAGGGAGATCCAGAATGTGGCGGTGCTGGGGCTGTTCCTCTGTATCATAGCCGGAGTGGGCATCTCCGGTTATCTGACCAGGAAGAATTACAACCCGGTAAAAATGCTTCTCGAGACCATGAAAAAGCATGGACACCGGGAGATCGGTGAGAATGAGAATGAATACCAGTGGCTGAACCGCCAGATTAATCAGTTCTTTCAGGAGCAGGTAAATACGGAGCGGCTTTTGTCGGCAAACCGGAAAAGCCTGAAACATTATTATCTGATCCGGCTTCTCCAGGATTATTATAACGGTAAGCCCATGGAGCCTTACGGGATCAATCTGAAGCTGGATTACAATGTGGTGATCCTGTTTGAGCCGGAGATCCGCAGGGAAAGCATGGAAGAAAATGCGCTGCAGAAATTTGTGATCACCAACATATTTGAGGAGTTATGTTTAAACTACGCCAATGTGGAGATGGTGGAGGTCGGAGAGCGGGTGGCGGCTGTGGTCAACCTGCCGTCCCAGGATGCCCAGCATATGCAGATGCTCAAAGAGATGGCAGAAAACCTACAGCAGATGGCGGAGGATTCCTTTGATTTTTCCATTAAGGTCATGGCCGGATCCATATGCAGAGGTCTGGATGGTATCCATGTGTCCTATCAGCAGGCCTGGGATATGAGGGAATATTTAAGCATTCTGGACACCAGCCTGATCCTTTACGACGAGGTGAAGAATATCCAGCCGGAATATGATTATCCGGTGGAACTGGAGGAAAAGATCATCAACGCGATCCGGGTGGGAGACAGCAGACAGGCAGGACAGACCATGCGCCAGGTGTTCGACATGAATCTGACGGGGAAGGTTTCGGCCAATATATACCGCTGCCTGGTCTATGATATGATCGGGACTCTTTTAAAAGGCGCCAATCAGGGAGGATACCGGGAAGCGGCGGCGGAGTTAGACTTCCCGGACCAGTCCAAGGCTTATCTTCCGGTGGAGGAGGTCAAGCGGCAGTTTGAGAACCTGCTCAACCAGATCTGTAAAAAGGTCCTGGAGCTTCAGAAGGAGACCAGCCGCGACCGGACCCTGAGCAGGAAGGTTCAGGAGTATATCGACGGGCATTATATGGATCCGGATTTAAACATTTCCATCACAAGCCAGTATTTTGACATGACGCCGGCCTATCTTTCTTCTATATATAAGAAGCAGACCGGAGGAAGCCTGTTGGATTATATCAATACGGTGCGGATCGAACACGCGGCGCAGTTTTTGACAGAAGGAAAGAGCGTGGTGGAGGTAGCGGAACTGGCGGGATTTCGGGACAGTGGGACCTTTATCCGGGCATTTAAGAAGAAAAAAGGCATCACACCGGGACAATTAAAAAAGAAAATTTAA
- a CDS encoding carbohydrate ABC transporter permease — protein MKVKRSRGERVFSVFNYIFLSVVIAVCLYPVWYVAVASFSDSNLLTQHVGLLFKPIGMSFEAYKKVFQNPMIGRGYLNTLFILVVGVFLDIIMTSLGAYFLSRKRVMFKRPVMMLIVFTMFFSGGMIPFYLNLKDLHLTNSLWGLIIPFMVSTYNLIILRTSFESIPESLIEAAQIDGAGHITILMQIVLPLSKAILAVMVLYYGVSIWNSWFWASAIIRTREMYPLQVILREILMQNDVSSMTTGSSAMDTEAIGMTIKYATIMVATVPILCVYPFLQKHFTKGTMVGAVKE, from the coding sequence GTGAAAGTAAAAAGATCGAGAGGGGAGCGGGTGTTCTCCGTATTCAATTACATATTCCTGTCGGTGGTCATCGCCGTCTGCCTGTATCCGGTGTGGTATGTGGCGGTGGCGTCGTTCAGTGACAGCAATCTTTTAACGCAGCATGTGGGCCTTTTATTTAAGCCCATCGGCATGAGCTTTGAGGCATACAAAAAGGTGTTTCAGAACCCCATGATCGGGCGGGGGTATTTAAATACCCTGTTTATCCTGGTGGTGGGCGTATTCCTGGATATCATCATGACGTCCCTGGGAGCCTATTTTTTGTCCAGAAAGCGGGTCATGTTCAAGCGCCCGGTGATGATGCTGATCGTGTTCACCATGTTTTTTTCCGGAGGTATGATCCCGTTTTATTTGAATTTAAAGGATCTGCATCTGACCAACAGCCTGTGGGGGCTGATCATCCCGTTTATGGTGAGCACCTATAACCTGATCATCCTCCGCACCTCCTTTGAGAGCATTCCGGAGAGCCTGATTGAGGCGGCGCAGATCGACGGCGCGGGCCATATCACGATCCTCATGCAGATCGTGCTGCCCCTTTCCAAGGCGATCCTGGCGGTTATGGTCCTGTATTACGGCGTGAGCATCTGGAACTCCTGGTTCTGGGCCTCCGCCATCATCCGCACCAGGGAAATGTACCCGTTACAGGTCATTCTCCGGGAGATCCTGATGCAGAATGATGTGAGCTCCATGACTACAGGCAGCAGCGCCATGGATACGGAGGCGATCGGCATGACCATCAAGTATGCCACGATCATGGTGGCGACCGTTCCGATCCTGTGTGTCTATCCGTTTTTGCAGAAGCATTTTACAAAAGGCACCATGGTCGGGGCCGTGAAGGAGTAA
- a CDS encoding ABC transporter permease subunit, with product MKLSYRLKKDWSRNRSLYLLMLPVLLFYILFHYKPMYGAIIAFKEYTPALGVAKSPWVGLENFTRFFNSVYFGRLIKNTILLSLYNLILGFPAPIILALLLNEVRNKKFKSLTQTVTYLPHFISLIVVTGMLTDFGMTNGLFNDVIEMFGGSRAPLLQDPKLYRSIYVFSSIWQEVGWGSIIYLSALAGVDSQLYEAAQIDGAGKWKQLIHVTLPAIAPTIIIMFILKTGSLMNMGYEKTILLYNASTYETADIISSYIYRIGLLEQDWSYSTAIGLFNSVINFGLLLFTNKMSRRYSETSLW from the coding sequence ATGAAGTTAAGCTATCGCCTGAAAAAGGACTGGAGCCGGAACCGCTCGCTGTATCTTTTGATGCTTCCGGTCCTTCTGTTTTACATCCTGTTCCACTATAAGCCGATGTACGGCGCGATCATTGCCTTTAAGGAATACACTCCGGCGCTGGGCGTCGCAAAAAGCCCGTGGGTGGGACTGGAGAATTTTACAAGATTTTTCAACAGTGTGTATTTTGGAAGGCTCATCAAGAATACGATCCTGCTAAGCCTGTACAATCTGATCCTGGGATTTCCGGCGCCGATCATCCTCGCCCTTCTGCTCAATGAAGTGAGGAATAAGAAGTTTAAGAGCCTGACGCAGACCGTGACCTACCTGCCGCACTTTATTTCGCTGATTGTTGTGACTGGTATGCTGACGGATTTTGGTATGACAAATGGACTGTTTAATGATGTGATCGAGATGTTCGGAGGCAGCCGGGCGCCGCTTTTGCAGGACCCGAAGCTGTACCGTTCCATCTATGTGTTTTCCAGCATCTGGCAGGAGGTTGGGTGGGGTTCCATCATCTATCTGTCCGCTCTTGCCGGCGTGGACAGCCAGCTCTATGAGGCGGCGCAGATCGACGGCGCGGGAAAATGGAAGCAGCTCATTCATGTGACGCTTCCGGCTATCGCACCGACCATCATCATCATGTTCATTTTAAAGACCGGCTCCCTTATGAATATGGGATATGAAAAGACGATCCTTTTGTACAATGCTTCCACCTATGAGACTGCGGATATCATATCCTCCTATATTTACCGGATCGGCCTTTTAGAGCAGGACTGGAGCTATTCCACGGCGATCGGATTGTTTAACTCGGTGATCAACTTCGGGCTTCTTTTATTTACCAACAAGATGTCCAGACGTTACAGCGAGACCAGCTTATGGTAA
- a CDS encoding YcxB family protein, with protein sequence MRPDVITISSRIDTKTFRKFAIFDTITRQKRYRSPVIFMGIMLVFACICYVMNGRVEQAVLLGNVLLGIGVILPVVYFGTFYFSVNSQARKMKLEPPKHVYTVTMTDAAEGISIVTPTGEGGTLRVKWANLFMAYRVDGCIYFFISPRQAFLFPDDQANVTPDELWEFLKENMPAEKLVDRRKSR encoded by the coding sequence ATGAGACCTGATGTTATTACGATTTCTTCCAGGATTGATACGAAAACCTTTCGTAAGTTTGCGATCTTTGATACGATCACTCGGCAGAAGCGGTACCGTTCCCCTGTGATTTTTATGGGGATTATGTTGGTGTTTGCCTGTATCTGTTATGTTATGAACGGGCGTGTGGAGCAGGCGGTGCTGCTGGGGAATGTACTTTTGGGGATCGGCGTTATCCTTCCGGTGGTTTATTTTGGGACGTTTTATTTTTCTGTGAACTCGCAGGCCAGGAAGATGAAGCTGGAGCCGCCGAAGCATGTGTACACGGTTACCATGACCGATGCCGCGGAAGGGATCTCGATCGTAACCCCTACCGGGGAGGGCGGTACGCTGCGGGTGAAGTGGGCGAATCTTTTTATGGCTTACCGGGTGGACGGGTGTATCTACTTTTTCATCTCCCCGCGCCAGGCTTTTCTGTTCCCGGATGACCAGGCTAATGTGACCCCGGATGAGCTCTGGGAGTTTTTGAAAGAAAATATGCCGGCTGAGAAGCTTGTGGACCGGAGAAAATCCCGATGA
- a CDS encoding glycoside hydrolase family 88 protein → MKEKLQDIYDKLNHKLFSECGRLGERIPYIAEEGSYQKDMREVNPFWWTNGFWAGMLWQMYHSTGHETYRSTAEYSEEAFDRALAGYVGLHHDVGFQFLHTAVADYRLTGNEASKVRGLHAANLLAGRYNPAGEYIRAWNLDKPGWMIVDCLMNIPLLYWAGKELGDPRYADIADRHAHTAIRVLQREDGSCNHIAIFDPATGELLECPGGQGYGPGSSWSRGQAWAVYGFALAFLHTGRKEYLDAAKRAAHYFLANIALTGYVPLTDFRAPGEPVSVDTTAGACAACGLLQIAEMVPELEKRLYYDSAERMLMELAEHHCDWNPETDGILQNGTVAYGREGETHVPIIYGDYFLTEGILRLAGKAFMIW, encoded by the coding sequence ATGAAAGAGAAGCTGCAGGATATTTACGATAAACTGAATCATAAGCTGTTTTCGGAATGCGGGCGGCTGGGGGAGCGGATTCCCTATATTGCGGAGGAGGGAAGCTATCAAAAGGATATGCGGGAGGTCAATCCGTTCTGGTGGACCAACGGCTTCTGGGCCGGGATGCTCTGGCAGATGTACCACAGCACGGGCCATGAGACATACCGGAGCACAGCAGAATACTCGGAGGAAGCCTTTGACCGGGCTCTTGCCGGGTATGTGGGGCTTCACCACGACGTGGGCTTCCAGTTCCTGCACACGGCGGTTGCGGATTACCGTCTGACGGGAAATGAAGCCTCGAAGGTGCGCGGGCTTCACGCGGCAAACCTGCTGGCCGGCAGGTACAATCCGGCGGGAGAATACATCCGGGCATGGAACCTGGATAAGCCGGGCTGGATGATCGTGGACTGCCTGATGAACATCCCGCTCCTTTACTGGGCCGGTAAGGAACTGGGAGATCCCCGTTACGCGGATATCGCCGACCGTCACGCCCATACGGCGATCCGTGTGCTGCAGCGGGAGGACGGTTCCTGCAATCATATCGCCATCTTTGACCCGGCCACCGGCGAGCTTTTGGAGTGTCCGGGGGGCCAGGGATACGGGCCGGGATCCTCCTGGTCGCGGGGGCAGGCGTGGGCTGTCTACGGATTCGCCCTTGCGTTTTTACACACAGGCCGAAAGGAGTATCTGGATGCGGCGAAACGGGCCGCCCACTATTTCCTTGCCAATATCGCCCTGACCGGTTACGTGCCTCTTACGGATTTCAGGGCGCCGGGGGAACCGGTGAGTGTGGACACCACGGCGGGCGCCTGTGCGGCCTGCGGCCTTTTGCAGATCGCGGAGATGGTGCCGGAGCTTGAGAAAAGATTGTATTATGACAGCGCAGAGAGGATGCTCATGGAACTGGCGGAGCATCACTGTGACTGGAATCCGGAAACTGACGGGATCCTCCAGAACGGAACCGTGGCATACGGGCGGGAAGGGGAGACCCATGTGCCGATCATCTACGGAGATTATTTCCTGACGGAGGGGATTTTAAGGCTGGCAGGCAAAGCCTTTATGATCTGGTGA